A section of the Brevinematales bacterium genome encodes:
- the ugpC gene encoding sn-glycerol-3-phosphate ABC transporter ATP-binding protein UgpC: protein MAEVFLRNVSKVYEGNVVAVQDVNLEIKDKEFVVLVGPSGCGKSTTLRMVAGLEEITDGEILIDGAVVNNKPPKDRDIAMVFQNYALYPHMTVEENMAFGLKLRNYPTEEIKKRVNEAAEILGLKEYLQRKPKALSGGQRQRVAVGRSIVRKPKVFLFDEPLSNLDAKLRVQMRAELIKIHARLKVTTIYVTHDQLEAMTMGDKIVVMNNKLVQQVGSPIEVYRKPINKFVAGFIGTPPMNFIDCEVKESGGNVMLDMGDFQLKLPADYAEKARPQIGRHATFGIRPEDIYDPSMYSDQVDGNKAIANVEIVEHLGSEEQVYFTTANHPYVAKYDPSVVIHIGDTNRETIFDMKKSHLFDIETEMSIF from the coding sequence ATGGCTGAGGTATTTCTCAGGAACGTCAGCAAGGTTTACGAAGGGAACGTAGTAGCGGTCCAGGACGTAAATCTTGAAATTAAGGACAAGGAGTTCGTCGTACTGGTCGGACCGTCCGGATGCGGGAAGTCGACGACGCTACGCATGGTGGCAGGTCTCGAAGAAATTACCGACGGTGAGATTCTGATCGACGGGGCGGTTGTTAATAACAAACCCCCGAAAGACCGCGATATCGCCATGGTATTCCAGAACTACGCTCTTTATCCTCATATGACGGTGGAAGAGAATATGGCGTTCGGTCTCAAACTGCGCAACTATCCCACAGAAGAGATCAAGAAACGTGTGAACGAAGCGGCGGAAATCCTTGGTCTGAAGGAATACCTTCAGAGAAAACCTAAGGCTCTCTCCGGCGGTCAGCGCCAACGTGTGGCGGTGGGCCGTTCCATTGTCCGCAAACCCAAAGTGTTCCTTTTCGACGAACCGTTGTCGAACCTCGACGCGAAACTGCGTGTTCAGATGCGCGCCGAATTGATTAAGATTCATGCCCGTCTTAAAGTTACCACTATCTATGTTACTCACGATCAGCTCGAAGCTATGACCATGGGCGATAAAATCGTCGTAATGAATAACAAGCTGGTTCAGCAGGTCGGAAGCCCCATCGAAGTCTACCGCAAACCGATCAATAAGTTTGTAGCCGGCTTTATCGGGACTCCTCCTATGAACTTCATCGACTGCGAAGTGAAGGAATCCGGCGGAAACGTGATGCTCGATATGGGCGATTTCCAGTTGAAGCTCCCTGCCGATTATGCCGAAAAAGCGAGACCCCAGATCGGCCGCCACGCGACATTCGGCATCCGCCCTGAGGATATTTACGATCCTTCGATGTATAGCGATCAGGTTGACGGGAACAAGGCTATCGCCAATGTCGAAATCGTGGAACATCTCGGTTCGGAAGAGCAGGTATACTTCACTACCGCGAATCATCCTTATGTCGCCAAGTACGATCCGTCAGTGGTCATCCACATCGGCGATACCAACAGGGAAACCATCTTCGATATGAAGAAATCTCACCTGTTCGATATCGAAACTGAAATGTCTATCTTTTAA
- a CDS encoding ankyrin repeat domain-containing protein has protein sequence MKYFGIIFTLLVLIGCTKSELDTAIEAKDINKVKAILMTNTGVSTDNMGMDSLLHLTVSTENTAIAKFFIEMGADVKVKEYINSNEFNISVLHTACLKDNFSMVKMLVEKGAEIDAVDGKGRTPLFDACAVGDVDIVKYLFEHGASLIYREPVKGTYPIHEACYWDNADVVKYLLNIGMNKNLKDFAGQTPFKYAVEGENLDIIKMIVDSGAEIDNKGADGESIFHGIENIEVVRYLVSIGLDPWMKNKHGLTALDIAVEAGNDDVAEYLKSLKSADTVK, from the coding sequence GTGAAATATTTTGGAATCATTTTTACGCTCTTGGTATTGATAGGATGTACAAAATCCGAATTGGACACCGCAATCGAAGCGAAGGATATCAATAAGGTCAAGGCTATCCTGATGACCAATACCGGCGTGAGTACGGACAATATGGGAATGGATTCACTTCTGCATCTCACGGTGAGCACAGAGAATACGGCAATAGCGAAGTTTTTTATCGAAATGGGCGCCGATGTTAAAGTGAAGGAATACATTAACAGTAATGAATTCAATATTTCGGTATTGCATACGGCGTGCCTGAAAGATAATTTTAGTATGGTGAAGATGCTTGTAGAAAAAGGCGCGGAAATAGACGCTGTGGACGGGAAGGGGCGGACTCCGCTTTTCGACGCATGCGCGGTCGGTGATGTCGATATCGTTAAGTACCTGTTCGAGCATGGAGCCTCGCTTATCTATCGCGAACCGGTAAAGGGTACCTATCCTATTCACGAGGCATGCTACTGGGATAACGCGGATGTTGTTAAATACTTGCTGAATATAGGAATGAATAAAAATCTCAAAGATTTCGCGGGACAGACCCCGTTTAAGTACGCCGTCGAAGGCGAAAATCTGGACATCATAAAGATGATTGTCGATAGCGGGGCGGAGATAGATAATAAAGGCGCCGACGGGGAAAGTATCTTTCACGGTATCGAAAACATCGAAGTGGTCAGATACCTGGTATCGATAGGCCTCGACCCGTGGATGAAAAATAAACACGGGCTGACGGCGTTGGATATCGCAGTCGAGGCGGGTAATGACGATGTCGCGGAGTACCTGAAGAGTCTAAAATCTGCGGATACGGTTAAATAA
- the trpA gene encoding tryptophan synthase subunit alpha yields the protein MPIDFTKKGLIVYITAGYPDMEFTLDAILTLQHCGVSAIELGIPYSDPVADGPVIAKASMLSLERGTNMDLIFRALSAIKKDIRIPVYLMSYFSPLYTYGISKLIDKSKETGIEGVVFPDLTIEEGGAVFNELKENSLDPILLAFPNSGEKRIRQISEYSGSFIYYVNLFGTTGVRDRIPEESLAKLASVKQIAGKPVYAGFGISTREMFLKLCGHADGGIVGSAVMKRILDKSDDRKQALNDVAVFVNGLLGK from the coding sequence ATGCCGATAGACTTTACTAAAAAAGGGCTCATTGTTTACATAACCGCGGGTTACCCGGATATGGAGTTTACTCTTGACGCGATATTGACCCTGCAGCATTGCGGGGTATCGGCGATCGAGTTGGGGATTCCGTACTCGGATCCTGTCGCCGATGGCCCGGTTATCGCGAAAGCGTCGATGCTCTCGCTCGAGCGCGGGACGAACATGGATCTGATATTCCGCGCCCTTTCGGCGATAAAAAAGGATATTCGGATACCTGTGTACCTGATGAGTTATTTTTCTCCTCTTTACACCTACGGTATCTCGAAACTCATCGATAAAAGTAAGGAGACCGGGATTGAAGGGGTGGTGTTTCCCGATTTGACTATAGAGGAGGGCGGAGCGGTTTTTAACGAGTTAAAAGAAAATTCGTTAGACCCGATTCTGCTGGCTTTTCCGAACTCCGGGGAAAAGCGGATTCGGCAAATCTCGGAGTATTCCGGCAGCTTTATTTACTATGTGAATTTATTCGGTACCACGGGGGTGCGCGACCGGATACCTGAGGAATCTCTCGCGAAACTGGCTTCGGTGAAGCAGATCGCGGGTAAACCCGTTTATGCGGGATTCGGTATTAGTACGAGGGAAATGTTCCTCAAACTGTGCGGGCACGCGGACGGCGGGATTGTCGGTTCAGCGGTAATGAAACGCATACTGGATAAGTCTGACGATAGGAAGCAGGCGTTGAACGATGTGGCGGTATTCGTGAACGGTTTGCTCGGCAAATGA
- a CDS encoding MBL fold metallo-hydrolase — protein MIKFISLSSGSKQNCFYIESEGSSLLIDAGISYSMLRDFLAGIGRDPHDIGTILITHEHSDHVRGLRSILRNLKIPVFINKKSWMKLGISEGTFYPLEEGKTLKWKDLRIMPFQVPHDAVNTFGFVIRRENRGIFFASDIGSYDPSIAALAKEANLIAVESNYDPEMLSNSVYPKFLRDRIAHSHGHLSNPDAASFIRETAGMFTEQVCFLHMSENNNRLEIIQDGIERDLAPFYGDLQFHIAVRENPIPPIEI, from the coding sequence ATGATAAAATTTATCAGCCTGTCGAGCGGCAGTAAGCAGAACTGTTTTTATATCGAAAGCGAGGGTTCGTCGCTACTCATAGACGCCGGGATATCCTATTCGATGCTCCGTGATTTCCTCGCCGGGATAGGACGGGATCCCCATGATATCGGGACAATCCTGATTACGCACGAGCACAGCGATCATGTGAGGGGGTTGAGAAGTATATTACGGAATTTGAAGATACCCGTTTTTATTAATAAAAAGAGCTGGATGAAATTAGGGATCAGCGAAGGGACGTTTTATCCTCTGGAAGAGGGAAAGACGCTGAAGTGGAAAGACCTGCGGATTATGCCGTTTCAGGTGCCGCATGATGCGGTGAACACGTTCGGATTTGTGATCCGGCGGGAGAACCGGGGGATTTTCTTTGCGAGCGACATCGGGTCGTATGACCCGTCGATAGCCGCTCTGGCGAAGGAAGCGAACCTGATCGCGGTGGAATCCAACTACGACCCGGAGATGCTGTCCAATTCGGTTTACCCGAAGTTTCTACGCGACAGGATAGCGCATTCCCACGGGCATTTGTCCAATCCCGATGCGGCGAGTTTTATCCGCGAGACGGCGGGAATGTTTACCGAGCAGGTATGTTTCCTCCATATGAGCGAGAACAATAACCGGCTCGAGATTATTCAGGACGGGATCGAGCGCGACCTCGCGCCGTTCTACGGAGATTTGCAGTTTCATATCGCGGTGCGGGAGAACCCGATCCCCCCGATAGAGATTTAA
- the folP gene encoding dihydropteroate synthase, which produces MRVYRISGEKTGLRNTIASVGCDPAALPVFGKKSEIIPVMARGIKQSVAVIIKQEMISSKGDAAIHREAITAAVEKTDMVLLGTVSVYEDFIRKARAQGYPTLDALADEVEMIIARGTKEIETMNFRGKTLAMDRPRIMGIVNITPDSFYDGGRYKGTEEAMTRCREIIEQGADIVDIGGESTRPGSEPVSLERELERVVPVIEKAAQDFDAIISVDTYKAAVAEEALRAGAHIVNDISGLGYDPEMPKTIARYQAGAVIMHIKGTPKDMQKDPVYEDIIAEMNEYFAERVALAKKHGIPESGLMIDPGIGFGKRLEHNIAILANLEAFKIHGLPIAVGASRKSMIGMLVNREPEQRLWGTMGAHVFAYINGANIIRAHDVKEHYDMLGIIDKMKNYS; this is translated from the coding sequence ATGCGGGTATACCGGATTTCCGGGGAAAAGACGGGGCTTCGTAATACGATTGCATCGGTAGGATGCGACCCGGCGGCTTTGCCCGTGTTCGGCAAGAAGTCGGAAATTATTCCGGTAATGGCGCGCGGGATAAAACAGTCCGTTGCGGTCATTATCAAACAGGAGATGATTTCCTCGAAGGGAGACGCCGCGATACACCGGGAGGCGATTACCGCGGCAGTGGAGAAGACTGACATGGTTCTTCTCGGCACCGTTTCGGTATATGAGGATTTTATCAGGAAAGCCCGCGCGCAGGGATATCCCACTCTTGACGCTTTAGCGGATGAGGTGGAGATGATTATCGCACGCGGGACGAAAGAGATAGAGACCATGAATTTCCGGGGAAAGACGCTCGCGATGGACAGACCCCGGATTATGGGAATAGTCAATATAACGCCGGATTCCTTCTACGATGGGGGGCGTTATAAAGGTACCGAGGAGGCGATGACGCGCTGCCGTGAGATTATCGAGCAAGGCGCGGACATTGTGGATATCGGGGGCGAGTCGACCCGTCCGGGGTCGGAACCGGTATCGCTCGAACGGGAGCTCGAAAGGGTCGTCCCGGTAATCGAGAAGGCCGCTCAGGATTTCGATGCGATCATATCGGTCGATACCTACAAAGCGGCGGTAGCTGAGGAAGCGTTACGGGCGGGCGCGCATATTGTGAACGATATCAGCGGTCTGGGATACGACCCGGAGATGCCCAAGACGATTGCGCGTTATCAGGCCGGCGCTGTTATCATGCATATCAAGGGAACGCCCAAGGATATGCAGAAAGACCCGGTATATGAGGATATTATCGCGGAGATGAACGAGTATTTCGCTGAACGGGTGGCGCTCGCGAAGAAGCACGGTATCCCGGAAAGCGGGTTGATGATAGACCCCGGTATCGGATTCGGTAAGAGGCTCGAGCATAATATCGCGATACTCGCGAATCTCGAGGCGTTTAAAATTCACGGATTGCCGATTGCGGTTGGCGCATCGCGGAAATCCATGATAGGAATGCTGGTTAACCGGGAGCCGGAACAGCGTCTATGGGGGACAATGGGGGCACACGTATTTGCGTATATTAATGGTGCAAATATAATAAGGGCACATGATGTAAAAGAGCATTACGATATGTTAGGCATCATTGATAAAATGAAGAATTATAGTTAA
- a CDS encoding M23 family metallopeptidase has translation MRDYKNFAKRLNTLKKEIETSLDRINSKQKPADFKINKKNYQVFATRKSKTKTTIFDKIKNALQFSFMKKFCLKNLKICLPKIDFSHIRIPDAHIARKAVLPSAATVLLLLIFLGFRSLIFSAAPNTGSNAVESVSFIGDLKIKEEFKSMNNTMAVGGNDISAYNKEDPELRFFFYKVKQGETISSIAKKLGVSSDTIVSLNSMGSAHTISVGNRILVPNMKGILYTVKSGDTFDKIAKTYKIKSDEIIGANDLEGKVIQKGDIIFLPGAALTEMEKAKIFGYLFIKPLNGRFTSPFGIRKDPFTGKPKFHAGIDIAAPYGTPIKAAKDGTITFAGWKSGYGNVVIIEHQFGYTTLYGHMSKILVKAGQYVKGGQYIGKVGSTGKSTGPHCHFEVHKFGMPTDPLTHQGLKKAPGKWY, from the coding sequence ATGAGGGATTATAAGAACTTCGCGAAGCGGCTAAATACGCTTAAAAAAGAAATTGAAACTTCTTTAGATAGGATAAATAGTAAACAAAAGCCGGCTGATTTTAAAATCAACAAGAAAAACTATCAGGTGTTCGCAACCCGAAAGAGTAAAACGAAAACCACGATATTTGACAAAATCAAGAATGCCCTCCAATTCTCCTTCATGAAGAAGTTCTGCCTGAAAAATCTGAAAATATGTCTTCCTAAAATCGACTTTTCCCATATCCGTATCCCCGATGCGCATATCGCCCGCAAGGCCGTATTACCCTCAGCCGCGACCGTCCTGTTATTGCTGATTTTTCTCGGTTTCCGTTCGCTGATCTTTAGCGCGGCGCCGAATACCGGCTCAAACGCGGTCGAAAGCGTCTCGTTTATCGGCGACCTGAAAATCAAGGAAGAGTTCAAGAGCATGAACAACACGATGGCGGTAGGCGGAAACGACATCAGCGCATACAATAAAGAAGACCCTGAACTAAGGTTCTTTTTCTACAAAGTGAAACAGGGCGAAACTATTTCGTCTATCGCTAAAAAGCTCGGCGTTTCGAGCGATACGATTGTCAGCCTGAACAGCATGGGGAGCGCCCATACGATCAGCGTCGGCAATAGAATACTTGTCCCGAATATGAAAGGGATACTTTATACGGTCAAGTCCGGCGATACGTTCGATAAAATCGCAAAGACCTACAAGATAAAGTCCGATGAAATTATCGGCGCAAACGACCTTGAAGGGAAAGTTATCCAGAAGGGCGATATTATATTCCTTCCGGGCGCGGCGCTCACAGAGATGGAGAAAGCCAAGATATTTGGCTATCTCTTTATCAAGCCTCTCAACGGACGCTTTACTTCCCCGTTCGGTATCCGTAAGGATCCGTTTACCGGAAAGCCCAAGTTCCATGCAGGTATCGATATCGCAGCGCCCTACGGTACTCCGATCAAGGCGGCGAAAGACGGGACAATCACCTTCGCCGGATGGAAGAGCGGTTACGGCAACGTTGTTATTATCGAGCATCAATTCGGGTACACCACCTTATACGGTCACATGTCCAAGATACTGGTTAAAGCCGGACAGTATGTCAAGGGCGGACAGTATATTGGTAAAGTCGGGAGCACCGGAAAATCGACGGGACCGCACTGCCATTTCGAAGTACATAAATTCGGTATGCCGACCGACCCATTAACACATCAAGGCCTGAAGAAAGCGCCGGGTAAATGGTACTAA
- a CDS encoding biotin--[acetyl-CoA-carboxylase] ligase produces MNRVLYSLLKSFTDEKESYLSGELIGDELSITRAAVWKQVEALKAKGYEIDSSPKKGHRIIAFPDKTIIPELVKIYTDEIIPGREIPEIVYREEIGSTNTYAKELLLRGGKRELIVLTDHQVKGRGRLDRVWDNRKGEDIALTIVSAPMISAAMFYRFTMISALAVYDVLSRKIDGAKIKWPNDIYIGNRKICGILSEMVTEESLIRNMIIGIGINVNSAHPEGKSVSMQSVTGKPSDRNKIAAEIIAGYLVYCDQVNKDGFPDIYSEWKSHLAWLGNGVIIDTGKETIRGILRDVSPEGIVKLEIEGTLREFYSGDLMGIT; encoded by the coding sequence ATGAATCGCGTCTTATACTCTCTACTAAAATCCTTCACAGATGAAAAGGAAAGTTATTTATCGGGCGAGTTGATCGGCGACGAACTTTCCATCACGCGCGCGGCGGTCTGGAAACAGGTCGAAGCGCTGAAAGCGAAAGGTTATGAGATAGACTCCTCCCCGAAAAAAGGCCACCGTATCATCGCTTTTCCCGATAAAACCATCATCCCCGAACTGGTAAAAATCTATACCGATGAAATTATTCCAGGGCGTGAAATTCCCGAAATCGTGTACCGTGAAGAAATAGGTTCGACCAATACCTATGCGAAGGAACTTCTTCTTCGCGGCGGTAAGCGCGAGTTGATTGTGCTGACCGACCATCAGGTGAAAGGACGCGGACGTCTCGATAGGGTGTGGGACAACCGGAAGGGTGAGGATATCGCGTTGACAATCGTCTCAGCGCCGATGATCTCCGCCGCGATGTTCTACCGGTTTACAATGATCTCCGCGCTCGCGGTGTACGACGTTCTATCGAGAAAGATCGACGGCGCAAAAATCAAGTGGCCGAACGATATCTATATCGGAAATCGCAAGATATGCGGGATACTCTCCGAGATGGTCACCGAGGAAAGCCTGATCAGGAATATGATCATCGGTATCGGGATCAACGTGAACTCCGCGCACCCGGAGGGGAAGTCCGTCTCGATGCAATCCGTCACGGGTAAACCGTCCGACCGGAATAAGATCGCGGCGGAAATTATCGCGGGATACCTAGTCTATTGCGATCAAGTGAATAAGGATGGATTTCCGGATATATATTCGGAATGGAAATCACATCTGGCATGGCTGGGAAACGGGGTGATAATCGATACAGGGAAAGAAACGATTCGCGGCATCCTGAGAGACGTCTCGCCGGAGGGTATTGTTAAATTAGAGATTGAAGGGACGCTTCGGGAATTCTACTCCGGCGACCTGATGGGAATTACTTGA